One genomic segment of Synechocystis sp. LKSZ1 includes these proteins:
- a CDS encoding fumarylacetoacetate hydrolase family protein has product MAQRYVRVQTKTGATYYGILQLDRSVALLDAAPWLDGQRLGDALLEADYTLLAPCTPSKIIAVGRNYAAHAAELGNTVPSEPLIFLKPPSAIIANDEEITYPPQSQRVDYEGELALVIGQVTKNCTLEQAANQIWGYTIANDVTARDLQNQDSQWTRAKGFDGFCPLGPWIVRNLSAEARLQTFVNDDALEQPCQSALISDMVFSPPALVAYISQVMTLFPGDVILTGTPEGIGPLQIGDRVVVTIEGIGSLENTIAA; this is encoded by the coding sequence ATGGCGCAACGCTATGTTCGGGTGCAAACTAAAACAGGGGCGACTTACTACGGAATTCTGCAATTAGACCGGAGTGTGGCGTTACTTGATGCTGCTCCTTGGCTCGATGGACAGCGATTAGGAGATGCCTTACTTGAAGCAGACTACACGTTGTTGGCTCCTTGTACTCCTTCCAAAATTATTGCGGTCGGGCGTAATTATGCGGCCCATGCAGCAGAATTAGGTAATACTGTCCCGAGTGAGCCACTAATCTTTCTGAAACCCCCTTCTGCCATCATTGCCAATGACGAAGAAATTACCTATCCGCCCCAATCTCAACGGGTGGATTACGAAGGGGAATTGGCCTTGGTGATTGGTCAAGTCACGAAAAACTGTACTCTGGAACAGGCCGCTAATCAAATTTGGGGCTATACGATTGCCAACGACGTGACCGCCCGAGATCTGCAAAATCAAGACAGCCAATGGACACGGGCCAAGGGATTTGATGGCTTTTGCCCCCTAGGGCCTTGGATTGTCCGTAACCTAAGTGCAGAGGCACGATTACAAACCTTTGTGAATGATGACGCCCTAGAACAGCCCTGCCAGTCGGCTTTGATCAGCGATATGGTGTTCTCTCCACCGGCCCTCGTGGCATATATCTCTCAGGTGATGACCCTCTTTCCCGGTGATGTAATTTTGACGGGAACGCCTGAGGGCATTGGTCCGCTACAGATCGGTGACCGGGTTGTGGTCACAATTGAAGGGATTGGTTCCCTGGAAAATACTATTGCGGCCTAA
- a CDS encoding ABC transporter ATP-binding protein has product MTVVSCSLTTAQASFTPLLQLENISKHFTPQGLPALKNVSLQLFPGEILGLLGPSGCGKTTLLRIIAGFEMPSQGRVWLDGQLMTGAGRPVPPEQRNTGMVFQDYALFPHLSVAENIAFGLKPKTPRQDKATIRQRIAEVLTLVGLAGLECRYPHELSGGQQQRIALARALAPQPSLILLDEPLSNLDVQVRCRLRHEIRHILKATGISAIFVTHDQEEAMVIADKIGVMHQGRLEQLGSPEEIYTRPASRFVAEFVTQANFLPAERQGTVWITEICHWELSPQSNPEIQQGEVMLREEEISLYPDQGGPVVIRDRQFLGREYRYCLETPLGQQLHARTPLNTDLPIGSRVQLQVTTPAPALFPAV; this is encoded by the coding sequence ATGACGGTTGTTTCCTGCTCTCTAACTACGGCTCAAGCCAGTTTTACACCGCTTCTTCAACTGGAAAACATCAGTAAACACTTTACGCCTCAAGGGTTACCTGCGTTAAAGAATGTCAGTTTACAGCTATTCCCTGGAGAAATTCTCGGGCTCCTCGGCCCCTCTGGTTGCGGCAAAACAACTTTGTTGAGAATTATTGCAGGCTTTGAAATGCCCTCCCAGGGACGCGTCTGGTTAGACGGCCAACTGATGACGGGGGCCGGCCGTCCCGTACCGCCAGAACAGCGCAATACTGGCATGGTTTTTCAAGACTACGCCCTCTTTCCCCACCTCTCCGTGGCCGAGAACATTGCTTTTGGCCTAAAGCCCAAAACACCTCGCCAGGATAAAGCCACGATTAGACAACGCATCGCCGAGGTTCTTACCCTGGTGGGTCTGGCGGGCCTAGAGTGTCGCTACCCCCACGAATTATCTGGTGGTCAACAACAACGCATTGCGTTGGCCCGGGCCCTGGCCCCTCAACCCAGTTTAATTTTGCTGGATGAGCCTCTGAGTAATCTGGACGTTCAGGTTCGCTGCCGTTTGCGTCATGAAATTCGCCATATCCTCAAGGCCACGGGCATTTCTGCCATCTTTGTGACCCACGACCAAGAGGAAGCTATGGTCATTGCCGATAAAATTGGGGTGATGCACCAAGGCCGACTGGAACAATTGGGAAGTCCAGAGGAAATCTATACCCGGCCCGCCTCCCGTTTTGTGGCCGAATTTGTCACCCAGGCCAACTTCCTGCCCGCTGAGCGTCAGGGAACAGTCTGGATCACTGAAATTTGTCATTGGGAATTATCCCCCCAATCCAACCCAGAAATCCAGCAGGGAGAAGTCATGCTCAGGGAAGAAGAGATTAGCTTGTATCCCGACCAAGGTGGGCCGGTGGTGATTCGAGATCGTCAATTCTTAGGACGCGAGTACCGCTATTGCCTAGAAACTCCCCTGGGCCAACAACTCCATGCCCGTACCCCCCTCAATACTGACTTACCCATTGGCAGTCGAGTACAACTCCAGGTTACGACCCCGGCCCCGGCCCTTTTTCCAGCAGTCTAG
- the rpsF gene encoding 30S ribosomal protein S6, whose translation MIMSHYEMMVILRPDLSEDQVNQEVSKYQDFLSQQGCQEITVKVWGKRRLAYTIDRFVDGIYVLFNYQGDGKQVAPLERAMRLSEEVIRFLTIKLPTPKPQDEATAEAVAVEA comes from the coding sequence ATGATTATGTCTCATTATGAAATGATGGTTATCCTGCGTCCAGATCTTTCTGAAGACCAGGTTAACCAAGAAGTTAGCAAATATCAAGATTTTCTGAGTCAACAGGGATGCCAGGAAATTACTGTCAAGGTTTGGGGGAAACGTCGCCTTGCCTACACCATCGACCGGTTTGTAGACGGTATCTATGTCCTCTTCAACTACCAAGGAGATGGCAAACAAGTGGCCCCCCTAGAACGAGCCATGCGTTTGAGTGAAGAAGTCATTCGTTTTCTGACGATTAAACTACCAACGCCCAAGCCCCAGGATGAAGCCACGGCGGAAGCGGTAGCTGTTGAGGCTTAG
- the cax gene encoding calcium/proton exchanger has product MFLVSKNTFFLVLLLFLPLSLAAHFLEWGETLVFILAGLAIVPLAAFMGTATEEIAVVVGPNLGGLMNATFGNATELILAYVALRSGLVDVVKATLTGSIIGNLLLVMGFAMFLGGLRYKEQEFQPVAARLNASAMNLAVIAILLPTALNFFTVNEIQEVVLQKLSVAVALVLIVVYGLSLFFSMKTHTYLYDVGVAELEETDAIVAHDSTAQPNLWLWVGVLLTVTLGVAIESELLVESLEVATENLGLTPLFTGVILLPIIGNAAEHATAVTVAMKNKMDLSVSVVMGSSLQIAFFVAPVLVIAGWWMGQPMDLNFSPFELVAVVVSVLIVNSISSDGRSNWLEGILLLATYILLGLAFFFQPA; this is encoded by the coding sequence ATTTTCCTTGTGAGCAAAAATACATTTTTTCTGGTTCTACTGCTCTTTCTCCCCCTGTCCTTGGCGGCTCATTTTCTAGAGTGGGGAGAAACCCTCGTTTTTATCTTGGCTGGCCTCGCCATTGTTCCCTTAGCTGCTTTTATGGGCACGGCAACGGAGGAGATTGCTGTGGTGGTCGGCCCAAATCTGGGTGGTTTAATGAATGCCACCTTTGGTAATGCAACAGAACTTATTTTGGCCTACGTGGCCCTGCGGAGCGGCTTGGTAGATGTGGTCAAGGCCACACTAACCGGTTCAATTATCGGTAATTTACTATTGGTGATGGGATTTGCCATGTTTTTGGGTGGATTACGCTACAAGGAACAGGAATTCCAGCCTGTGGCCGCCCGCCTCAATGCCTCCGCCATGAACCTGGCGGTGATTGCGATCTTGCTACCGACAGCCCTGAATTTTTTTACGGTCAATGAAATCCAGGAAGTCGTCCTGCAAAAACTATCGGTGGCGGTGGCCCTGGTGCTGATCGTGGTCTATGGCCTGTCCCTCTTCTTTTCCATGAAAACCCATACCTATCTTTACGATGTTGGTGTTGCTGAGTTAGAGGAAACAGACGCGATCGTTGCCCATGATTCGACGGCTCAACCCAATCTTTGGCTATGGGTCGGGGTTTTGCTGACCGTAACCCTCGGTGTTGCGATTGAATCTGAGTTATTGGTGGAATCCCTAGAAGTAGCCACGGAAAACTTAGGTCTAACCCCCCTCTTTACCGGGGTTATTCTACTGCCCATCATTGGTAACGCTGCTGAACACGCAACGGCAGTGACTGTCGCCATGAAGAACAAAATGGATTTATCGGTGTCGGTGGTCATGGGCTCTAGCCTTCAGATTGCCTTCTTTGTGGCACCAGTGTTGGTGATTGCCGGTTGGTGGATGGGCCAACCCATGGACTTAAATTTTAGTCCCTTTGAATTGGTAGCAGTGGTGGTCTCGGTGCTGATCGTTAACTCCATTAGCAGTGATGGCCGCTCCAATTGGCTGGAGGGAATTCTGCTGTTGGCGACCTACATTCTGCTGGGCCTGGCTTTCTTCTTTCAACCGGCCTAG
- the aroQ gene encoding type II 3-dehydroquinate dehydratase, translated as MSAPLSTLSPLSILVLHGPNLNLLGLREPQIYGTMTLADINQRLGHDAEQWGITLDCQQSNLEGELVNAIHQAREKHQGILINAGAYTHTSIALRDALSAVALPTVEVHLSNIYQREAFRHHSYIAAIAIGQISGFGLDSYRLGLQALVNYLRRP; from the coding sequence ATGTCTGCTCCCCTCAGTACGCTTTCTCCTTTAAGTATTCTCGTTTTGCATGGCCCTAACCTTAATTTGCTAGGCCTGCGCGAACCCCAAATTTATGGCACAATGACCCTAGCCGATATCAATCAACGATTGGGCCACGATGCAGAGCAATGGGGCATTACCCTGGACTGCCAACAATCTAATCTAGAAGGAGAACTGGTGAATGCTATCCACCAGGCTAGGGAAAAACACCAAGGCATTTTAATCAATGCCGGTGCCTATACCCACACCAGCATCGCTTTGCGAGATGCCCTCAGTGCCGTGGCCCTGCCTACCGTTGAGGTGCATCTCAGCAATATCTACCAGCGAGAGGCTTTTCGACATCACTCCTATATTGCTGCCATTGCCATCGGCCAGATCAGTGGCTTTGGCCTGGATAGTTACCGTTTAGGGCTCCAGGCCTTAGTGAATTACCTGCGCCGTCCTTAA